In Cryptomeria japonica chromosome 5, Sugi_1.0, whole genome shotgun sequence, the genomic window AGTAGCTTCATTTCTTGGCACTCTTTTGCAAAATCCCTCAAATGTATTCTATCTTGGGAAATGGATAAGGGCACTACATGATAGTGCATATgcgtcaaaaaaataaaaaaaggttaGGGATGCTAActacaaataattaaatattttgttaaaactATTAGAATTGGTTGAAAGATTATTTACCATAACCACCATACTAGGTATCAAACTATGTTGAAACATCTTTGTTGATGAGATagtttctccctctccctctccttcttccTAGACCTCCACTTCTATATGTACTTGcctctcaatctccctctctctatatttgTCTCTTCCATATTTATCTATCCCTCTCACCCCTCTCTTTGTATATCTCTCCCTCTTCATTTTCATCTCTATTTCTCTGTTCCTCTCTTCccatatatataaaaatatctcATTCTATTATCTATCCATCTCTATTtgtctctctcttcccctctcactctatcttcatctctacctctatcttcttgTCCCCCCATCTCTAGACATGTATCACTCTCTTTACCCATCCatatatctccatctctccctctccctctccttcttccTAGATCTCTACTTatatatctctttgcctctctatctccctctatatatttatctcttccatctttaTATGTtgctctctctcatctctctttatctctctccctctttatctttgttttcatatccatctctatcttcatctcttccCCTGTCCCtccatctctatccctctctcacTAGTTCAAACATAACATGAGCATTTTGGTATGGAGCCCAATTATCTCTTTTATTCAAAAGTTTCATTTCACTTATGTTTGGTTTCCTATAAATGAATgcaaaaatattttaaacttttcatcattttctaaatgatCCTTACAAAATTTActtcatgtactacacaaatgtatgcaaaaaatgaGCATTTttttaattgaccttccacacccattcggcgtacccattgtacaccaagatgcaattgctagtaatTACTCCATTAGAGAAAGAGATGCCATGAATAAAATAGAAAATTCTAAAAGAAGTAACCAAATACATCAATAGAGGGAACATGGAGAAAAAGTGCTTGAAGGAGGCGTAACAAATATTGTTATTGTATAAAAATTCCACTACATTGACACTAAATGATTAAAAGAAAATGACTCTTTTAATATGTGTTTAATATGGTTTAAATCTGAGATTCCTTTCTACCATTTTTTACACGGAAAGTTCAAATCCGTCCATTGCACTTCTCTTTGTGAAATTATTACAAAAACTACTTTAATGTCATAAAGTTTTATTGTCTAATTAAATTTGTTTTATTCAATATAATTTCCACGGAAAGTTCAACTCCGTCCATTGCACTTCTCTTTGTGAAATCATTACGAAACTACTTTAATATCATGAAGTTTTGTATGTCTGAAttaaatttgttttgttcaatATAAGAAACTAGTCGAAGATATCACATTATACTGTAGACCCCGCATCTAGGCACGCTTGTGAAATTCATTTCTCTTCTTGCATCGTTGGCCATTTGTCAGGGTTGAGGGGTAGTTTCGCAGAGTCTTCTGGTATTGTCAAGTCAACCGTACAGTCTGCTGTTTGCTTACCCGTGGCTTTTCATTCCTTCATATATTGTTGTAGGAAGCCAGTATTGCTCAACAGAAAGTGTTGTTGCGAACGGAAATGAATTGCGGAGTTGTAGTTCGCTTTGTAATTTGTGTCTGTTTGGTGGGCTTTAGTGCTGCTGCAAACTGTCATCCTGAAAAGTGTGGCTCAATGAGTATGAGTTACCCTTTCTATATTAACAATTCTGATTGTGGATACCCTGGTTTTCACATCAAGTGCATGAAGAGCAACTCTACTGGGGAGCTCACTCCATACTTTACTGGTTATCTAGGTAATTTTACTCAGAACCGTCTTCCAGCTCACCGTTACGAGATTATGGAGATCGATTACGAGGGTCATCTCGTCATAAATTCTACTTCTATCAAAACTTATTCCTGTGAGGCAAACCGTAGTGCTACAAGCTTCTTTCAGCCGCCTAATGGTGGACCTTTCACTATTTCCATGCTCAATAAGTTCGTGGTGATTGGCTGCAACTCATTCGGTACATCTACATATAACTCTGATTCATATAATTGGGGAGAGGCCACATGTGTATCAGCATGTGGCTCTCAAACTGATCCACCATACTGCCGCTATGGCTGTTGTGAAATTACCCTTCCAGATAATTGGGCGTGGTTAAATTTCACAGGCGGAGGTGTGTTTGATTTGTTCGACTCCACTACCAACAAATTTGATAGGAAGTGTGGCTTCTCCACCATATTCGACCCTTCCACCTTCAAAATAGGGGATAATAAAACAAACCTCTTTTGGGGTGGAGGTAGGAAGGCTTATTACGGTCTCCGCCTTAACTGGGGTATCGGCCTTCAAAATTGTTCCACGGCTAAATCAACTGCAAATTATTCTTGCTCCTCCAACGCAGAATGCATTGACTCTCCTTCCGGAATGGGGCACGTATGCAAATGCCATCCTGGGTATGAAGGAAATGGTTACACTAATGGCACGGATTGCATAGGTATTATTTCCGCACTTTTGTTACTTAGAAGCATTATTAGTATCATGTGTTTTCTTTAATAATAATTTTTCTTTCAAATCTCAAACCTTCTAAcgagaatgatgatgaatattcagATATAAACGAATGTAGTCTTAAACGGTCGAATATGTGCGTTCGACCTGAAGGAGGAGGAATATGCAGCAATTTCCCAGGTTCATACAATTGTTCGTGTGCAGAGGGATATAAGGGAGATGGCTTTCAGAAAGGGACCGGATGTGTATCGACAAGTTCAAATCGCGTTGTCTTTCGTGCAATCGCAGGTAATGAATGAATATACTGCGTGTATTTGTGTTATTTTAAATGTCTGTCTTACAGATTTTCGGAAATAGGTATAGGATAACTATAATTTTATTTCAACGTCTCGTTGATAAAATACACAGGATCCGTCTCTTCGTTTGTGGTTGTCTCTCTAGCAGCGTCTCTTTTGGTTTGGTGGCTAAAGAAGCGCCACTTGAAACTTGTGGAGGCCAGGTATTTTCAACAACTGCAACAATACATAGCTTCTAGAGTGGGGAGAGAAAGTCTCAGAATGTTTTCTGCCAAAGAATTGGCAAGAGCTTCCGATAATTATTCAAATGAAATGGTGTTAGGAAGTGGTGGCTTCGGAACTGTATTCAAAGGCATTCTATTGGATGGTACTCTTGTGGCCATAAAAAAGTCCAAGCAAGCTTTCAATCTAGAGGATGGCCATGACCTTCTTAATGAAGTTACAATTCTCTCTCAAATCAATCATAGAAATATAGTGAAATTGTTAGGTTGTTGCATCCAAACTAAATTCCCATTGTTGGTATCTGAATTCATTCCGAATGGAACACTCTTTGAACATTTACACTCCAAAGAAGGGTTTTTACCTTGGGCAACACGTCTGCAGATTGCAATTGAGACGGCGGAGGCTTTGGCATATCTACATTCTGGAGCATCTCAACCCATTTTTCACCGGGATGTAAAATCGTCTAATATTCTTTTGAATGAGACATTTTCTCCTAAAGTTGCAGACTTCGGGATTTCTCGTCTCATCTCTGATTCCAATGACACACATCTGACAACCAATATAATGGGCACAAGGGGTTACTTAGATCCCGAGTACTTCCAAACGTATCAACTCACCGACAAAAGTGATGTATACAGTTTTGGTGTTGTCCTGGTTGAGCTTATAACAGGTCTGCAGCCACTGAGTGCAGAAAGAATCAGCGAGGAGTGGAGCTTATCTAATCTTTTTCTTAACAAAATCAACCACAACTGCCTCAGTGCAATCTTAGATAGCAAAGTATTGGGGGAAGAAAACCTGCAACAGATGGAAGATATTGGAAGGTTAGCAAGAGAATGTCTTTATTTGGAAAGGAGGAAAAGACCGTCGATGAAAGAGGTCGTGGAGGAACTTTTGTGGGTAAGAGGCAGTGCAAGAAAGAAAAATTTCCATGACAGTGTAATGTGTGACCATGCAATATTTGAGGAGACCAGCATTTCCAGAGAAGCATCAGAAACGTCAAACAAATTCAGGAGTTACACTTTTCCATCTTGAGTTGAGGCTACGTCTGAGGAACCATCCACTGCACTAATTGAGATGTCGACCAAGTCTCAAGGGGTGAGTTCAAAGGAAAGCATTTCTAGTCTATTTTAATACACTGCAGTCTGCTCATTAAGACTAAATATTATAGG contains:
- the LOC131875720 gene encoding wall-associated receptor kinase 2-like, with protein sequence MNCGVVVRFVICVCLVGFSAAANCHPEKCGSMSMSYPFYINNSDCGYPGFHIKCMKSNSTGELTPYFTGYLGNFTQNRLPAHRYEIMEIDYEGHLVINSTSIKTYSCEANRSATSFFQPPNGGPFTISMLNKFVVIGCNSFGTSTYNSDSYNWGEATCVSACGSQTDPPYCRYGCCEITLPDNWAWLNFTGGGVFDLFDSTTNKFDRKCGFSTIFDPSTFKIGDNKTNLFWGGGRKAYYGLRLNWGIGLQNCSTAKSTANYSCSSNAECIDSPSGMGHVCKCHPGYEGNGYTNGTDCIDINECSLKRSNMCVRPEGGGICSNFPGSYNCSCAEGYKGDGFQKGTGCVSTSSNRVVFRAIAGSVSSFVVVSLAASLLVWWLKKRHLKLVEARYFQQLQQYIASRVGRESLRMFSAKELARASDNYSNEMVLGSGGFGTVFKGILLDGTLVAIKKSKQAFNLEDGHDLLNEVTILSQINHRNIVKLLGCCIQTKFPLLVSEFIPNGTLFEHLHSKEGFLPWATRLQIAIETAEALAYLHSGASQPIFHRDVKSSNILLNETFSPKVADFGISRLISDSNDTHLTTNIMGTRGYLDPEYFQTYQLTDKSDVYSFGVVLVELITGLQPLSAERISEEWSLSNLFLNKINHNCLSAILDSKVLGEENLQQMEDIGRLARECLYLERRKRPSMKEVVEELLWVRGSARKKNFHDSVMCDHAIFEETSISREASETSNKFRSYTFPS